In one window of Rhodospirillales bacterium DNA:
- a CDS encoding glutamate--cysteine ligase — MVETPSPAPAVGHVRELVEWLEAGCKAPADWRIGTEHEKFVFAAKHLHRAPYHGPAGIRAVLERLTAGGWERVEEAGQVVGLRQGRQSVTLEPGGQVELSGAPLSTLHETCEEINDHLYELRTIGDALGLLFVGIGSDPLTPVDEAPLMPKGRYGIMRRYMPTRGGLGLDMMMNTATVQVNLDFSDERDMVRKFRTALALQPILAAMLANSPFREGQRSGFLSWRSHAWSDTDPDRCGIPEFVFEPGMGFERWTEYALDVPMYFVYRDGRYIDVAGIPFRRFLEGRLDHLPGERPTLRDWEDHLTTIFTETRLKRFLEMRSADAGPWKRLCALPALWTGVLYDATALAEAEDLVREWGPEDRESLFLEAPRWGLSSEIGGRPLLAVAADLLEIARGGLKRRARRNAAGDDESGFLDVLATIIERGATPAEELLDMWRSRGRNGLAHLLAEEAY, encoded by the coding sequence ATGGTCGAAACGCCTTCGCCCGCTCCGGCGGTCGGCCATGTACGGGAACTCGTGGAGTGGCTCGAGGCTGGCTGCAAGGCGCCGGCGGACTGGCGGATCGGGACCGAGCACGAGAAGTTCGTGTTCGCCGCCAAGCACCTCCATCGCGCTCCCTACCACGGACCCGCCGGCATCCGGGCGGTGCTGGAGCGTTTGACGGCAGGCGGATGGGAACGCGTCGAGGAGGCCGGCCAGGTCGTGGGACTGCGCCAGGGGCGACAGTCCGTCACGCTGGAGCCTGGCGGGCAGGTGGAACTCTCCGGTGCGCCACTCTCGACCCTGCACGAGACGTGCGAAGAGATCAACGATCACCTCTATGAGCTCCGGACCATCGGCGATGCACTGGGGTTGCTGTTCGTGGGGATCGGGTCGGACCCGCTGACCCCGGTGGACGAGGCCCCCCTCATGCCGAAGGGGCGCTACGGGATCATGCGGAGATACATGCCGACACGCGGTGGGCTCGGCCTCGACATGATGATGAACACGGCCACGGTCCAGGTGAACCTCGACTTTTCGGACGAGCGCGACATGGTCCGGAAATTCCGCACCGCCCTGGCGCTGCAGCCCATCCTTGCGGCCATGCTCGCCAACTCGCCGTTTCGCGAGGGCCAGCGCTCCGGTTTCCTCAGTTGGCGCAGTCACGCCTGGTCGGACACGGACCCGGACCGCTGCGGGATTCCGGAGTTCGTCTTCGAGCCCGGCATGGGGTTCGAGCGCTGGACCGAGTACGCGCTCGATGTACCCATGTACTTCGTGTACCGGGATGGGCGCTACATCGACGTCGCCGGGATTCCGTTCCGCCGATTTCTCGAGGGACGGCTCGACCACCTGCCCGGTGAACGTCCCACGCTCCGCGACTGGGAAGATCATCTCACGACGATCTTCACCGAAACTCGCCTCAAGCGGTTCCTCGAGATGCGCAGCGCGGATGCGGGACCGTGGAAACGGCTGTGCGCGTTGCCGGCGCTTTGGACAGGCGTCCTGTACGACGCGACGGCCCTTGCCGAGGCCGAGGACCTGGTCCGAGAGTGGGGCCCGGAGGACCGCGAGAGCCTGTTTCTGGAGGCGCCGCGATGGGGGCTGAGCTCGGAAATCGGTGGCCGGCCGCTGCTTGCGGTGGCGGCCGACCTCCTCGAAATAGCGCGTGGCGGACTGAAGCGACGGGCACGGCGCAACGCGGCAGGCGATGACGAGAGCGGTTTTCTCGACGTCCTGGCGACCATTATCGAACGAGGAGCCACGCCCGCCGAGGAGCTCCTGGACATGTGGCGATCACGCGGGCGCAATGGATTGGCGCACCTCTTGGCCGAGGAAGCCTACTGA
- a CDS encoding TIGR04282 family arsenosugar biosynthesis glycosyltransferase translates to MFARQPVIGTVKTRLAADIGRVEALRFYRATLAGLLRRLASDRTWRTILAVTPDRACRAMARTFRVPVVPQGAGDLGMRMRRVAGSQPGPALIVGSDVPDLKASHLRAALAALRRHDFVFGPAADGGYWLAGFGNRRPAGPAMLNVRWSTSAALADTVRSAGPRARVHVLADVLDDVDDGGGYARHQALRSCCRQRGHRASSAA, encoded by the coding sequence GTGTTCGCCCGTCAGCCGGTGATCGGCACCGTAAAGACGCGGCTTGCCGCCGATATCGGCAGGGTGGAAGCCCTGCGCTTCTACCGCGCGACGCTCGCCGGGCTGCTTCGTCGCCTTGCGTCCGATCGCACCTGGCGCACGATCCTGGCGGTCACGCCGGATCGTGCGTGCCGCGCCATGGCGCGAACCTTTCGCGTCCCGGTCGTGCCGCAGGGTGCAGGCGATCTGGGCATGCGGATGCGCCGGGTGGCCGGCAGTCAGCCGGGACCAGCGCTGATCGTCGGCAGCGACGTTCCTGACCTGAAGGCCAGTCACCTCCGAGCGGCACTGGCAGCGCTGCGCCGACACGACTTCGTCTTCGGCCCGGCTGCCGACGGCGGGTACTGGCTGGCGGGCTTCGGCAACCGCCGGCCCGCCGGCCCCGCCATGCTCAACGTCCGCTGGTCGACGTCCGCCGCCCTCGCAGACACTGTCCGTTCCGCCGGGCCACGCGCGCGGGTTCATGTGCTTGCGGACGTCCTAGACGACGTCGACGACGGCGGCGGATACGCACGTCACCAGGCGCTCCGTTCGTGCTGCCGCCAGCGCGGACACCGCGCGAGCTCCGCAGCCTGA
- a CDS encoding TIGR04283 family arsenosugar biosynthesis glycosyltransferase: MPVIRHPLGEPIADLSVVIPTLESSESLAPLLHCLAGVASDICVVDGHSHDRAATAACAHTHGARFATASRGRGTQIRAGCSLTSRAWILILHADSSLPPEWADEARAFITAPRRGRHAACFRLAFDEDSRPARRTAALANIRTRLFALPYGDQGLLIPRLLLEEIGGYRELPIMEDVDIVRRIGRRRLHLLRTAIRTSGARYRRDGWLRRSLRNLFCLALWFGGMSPERIRRFYETADREAAARQSQ, translated from the coding sequence GTGCCGGTCATTCGCCACCCGCTCGGAGAGCCGATCGCCGATCTTTCCGTTGTGATTCCCACGCTCGAATCTTCGGAGAGTCTGGCACCACTGCTTCATTGCCTGGCCGGAGTAGCATCGGACATCTGCGTGGTGGACGGACACTCGCATGATCGGGCCGCCACGGCTGCATGCGCACACACCCACGGAGCACGGTTCGCCACCGCGTCCCGGGGTCGGGGTACCCAGATCCGCGCGGGCTGCAGCCTGACGTCGCGAGCGTGGATCCTCATCCTGCATGCGGATTCATCGCTTCCCCCGGAATGGGCCGACGAGGCCCGAGCATTCATCACCGCCCCGCGACGCGGCCGCCACGCCGCCTGCTTTCGGCTGGCGTTCGACGAGGATTCGCGGCCGGCCCGGAGAACCGCGGCTCTGGCCAACATCCGTACCAGGCTGTTCGCACTCCCGTACGGCGACCAAGGTCTCCTGATCCCGCGCCTGCTGCTTGAGGAAATCGGCGGTTATCGCGAGCTGCCGATCATGGAGGATGTGGACATCGTGCGTCGGATCGGCCGGCGCCGGCTCCATCTCTTGCGTACGGCGATCCGCACGTCCGGCGCACGGTACCGGCGCGACGGATGGCTCCGGCGGAGCCTGCGGAACCTCTTCTGCCTGGCGCTCTGGTTCGGCGGCATGTCGCCCGAACGTATTCGCAGATTCTATGAAACTGCCGATCGTGAAGCTGCGGCGCGTCAATCGCAGTGA
- a CDS encoding amidohydrolase family protein encodes MHRKTLHAALLAASLTGLAGCAALPPMLGESQPAASMLTLDAFQGEDTACYNRASQPYTAVVDSHLHFRPFGGPALPFDEVVQYLENTGVLFANVYGIGQMLPVNSDCTYYLDCVGTLVSPTMKNDFMNAMNFVLSGSDAVHLTMSMTFPDLEKPDSVLVGMRLLDQEFPGVFSWMGEVNLVKQALFGNFHAVVPLTTIPRWAPFMAVLRFRGMPLAIHSDLGNDADPTQYLPWIEEVLRLYPHNKIVWMHLGLSRELVAIDPDMHIGILESLLDRYPNLMVDISWRVIDDNVFSDPGLRDRYIPFLNAHSDRILPGTDFVASANKNFDIYRAELDVTSRILAHLDDAAFRNIALGENYFRLMGLDYVAPEICASSS; translated from the coding sequence ATGCACAGGAAAACGCTGCACGCCGCCCTGCTCGCGGCCAGTCTGACCGGTCTCGCGGGTTGCGCAGCGCTGCCGCCCATGCTGGGCGAGTCGCAACCCGCAGCATCGATGTTGACGCTCGATGCGTTTCAGGGTGAGGATACTGCCTGCTACAACCGCGCCAGCCAGCCGTACACGGCGGTCGTCGACAGCCACTTGCACTTTCGCCCGTTTGGCGGTCCGGCCCTCCCGTTCGATGAGGTGGTGCAGTACCTCGAGAACACCGGCGTTCTGTTCGCCAATGTGTACGGAATCGGACAGATGCTGCCGGTGAATTCGGACTGTACGTACTACTTGGACTGCGTCGGCACGCTGGTAAGTCCGACGATGAAGAACGACTTCATGAATGCCATGAACTTCGTCTTGAGCGGGTCGGATGCAGTGCACCTCACCATGTCCATGACGTTTCCCGATCTGGAGAAACCCGATTCGGTGCTGGTCGGGATGCGTCTGCTGGATCAGGAGTTTCCGGGCGTCTTCAGCTGGATGGGCGAGGTGAACCTGGTGAAGCAGGCGCTGTTCGGGAACTTTCACGCGGTGGTCCCGTTGACGACCATTCCGCGCTGGGCTCCGTTCATGGCGGTACTGCGGTTCCGCGGCATGCCCCTCGCGATTCACTCGGATCTTGGCAATGACGCCGATCCGACCCAGTACCTGCCTTGGATTGAGGAGGTGCTGCGGCTGTACCCCCACAACAAGATCGTCTGGATGCACCTCGGACTGTCGCGCGAGCTCGTCGCGATTGATCCTGACATGCACATCGGGATTCTCGAATCGCTGTTGGACCGCTATCCCAATCTGATGGTGGACATCTCCTGGCGCGTGATCGACGACAACGTGTTCTCGGACCCGGGGCTCCGCGACCGATACATCCCGTTTCTCAACGCCCATTCGGATCGCATCCTGCCCGGCACCGATTTCGTCGCGTCCGCCAACAAGAACTTCGACATCTACCGGGCGGAATTGGACGTCACCAGCCGTATTCTTGCCCATCTCGACGATGCCGCCTTCCGGAACATTGCGCTCGGGGAGAACTATTTCCGGCTCATGGGCCTTGATTATGTGGCGCCGGAAATCTGTGCCTCGTCCTCGTAA
- the ubiA gene encoding 4-hydroxybenzoate octaprenyltransferase, with translation MAPANSRPVSLLADLVALGRYDRPIGIWLLAWPCAWGVALARPAPTDLAVLCVILLAGSALARAGGCAWNDLVDRDLDSSVERTRNRPLAAGRIGPRAALAFIAAHLALAASLLVLLPATAVWLVPASLPLVLLYPLAKRFIWWPQVWLGFTFNWGALVGWSAATGGWPGAAALLLYAGCIVWTVGYDTLYAYQDRAGDAAAGIRSAAVRLGRRGRGFVAIAYAVTVAVFAVTLAATGAGAPAWLGLAGFGIVSIWYSATVDLEDPVSCGSAFRGAHRAALVWFVGLAADLALTGSEIVR, from the coding sequence ATGGCTCCTGCAAACAGTCGCCCCGTCTCACTTCTCGCCGATCTCGTGGCACTCGGGCGATACGACCGCCCCATCGGGATCTGGCTCCTGGCATGGCCGTGCGCATGGGGAGTTGCCCTGGCACGGCCGGCGCCGACCGACCTCGCCGTTCTCTGCGTCATCCTACTCGCGGGCTCCGCGCTCGCCCGGGCCGGCGGCTGTGCCTGGAACGATCTCGTCGATCGGGATCTGGACTCTTCGGTCGAGCGCACCCGCAACCGGCCGCTGGCTGCAGGCCGGATCGGGCCCCGCGCAGCGCTCGCCTTCATCGCAGCCCACCTGGCATTGGCGGCATCCCTGCTGGTGTTGCTTCCGGCGACGGCGGTGTGGCTCGTGCCTGCCTCACTGCCGCTGGTGCTGTTGTATCCGCTGGCGAAGCGGTTCATCTGGTGGCCGCAGGTCTGGCTGGGATTCACGTTCAACTGGGGCGCTCTGGTCGGCTGGTCCGCTGCCACAGGCGGCTGGCCGGGGGCTGCGGCGCTGCTGCTGTACGCCGGCTGCATCGTCTGGACCGTCGGTTATGACACGCTGTACGCCTATCAAGACCGCGCCGGCGACGCGGCGGCGGGCATCCGTTCGGCCGCCGTTCGGCTCGGCCGCCGCGGGCGCGGGTTCGTGGCAATCGCCTACGCCGTCACGGTGGCCGTGTTCGCGGTTACCCTCGCGGCGACCGGAGCCGGCGCGCCAGCCTGGCTGGGACTCGCAGGCTTTGGCATCGTGTCGATCTGGTACTCCGCCACCGTGGATCTGGAGGACCCGGTTTCCTGTGGGAGCGCGTTCCGGGGAGCGCACCGCGCCGCGCTGGTGTGGTTCGTGGGTCTTGCGGCAGACCTGGCGCTCACTGGCAGCGAGATCGTCAGATAA
- a CDS encoding PA0069 family radical SAM protein, translated as MAKHGPGAGIRFAPPSDLPGRRRGRGAVSNRTGRFEAHVREVDEIALAECPPPATVATTISPSETREGLTWNRSPDIGFDRSVNPYQGCEHGCIYCYARPTHAFLGLSPGIDFETRIFAKEATPERLRETFAKRGYTPAMISLGANTDPYQPAEQKLRLTRRILECLRDHRHPVSIVTKSARVLRDLELLQELAAMKLVRVLVSITTLDHRLANRMEPRASTPARRLEAVAQLHDAGIPVVVMNAPVIPGLTDMEIERLVAAAADAGADSARYVLLRLPREVAELFEEWLHAHVPGAAKRVLALVRETRGGALYQSEFGIRQRGTGPYAELIRARFGAALRRHGLDDRMPDLDTTQFRRVPAQGEFAFI; from the coding sequence ATGGCCAAGCACGGACCCGGCGCCGGTATACGGTTCGCGCCCCCGAGCGATCTCCCCGGGAGGCGGCGCGGTCGCGGGGCAGTCAGCAACCGCACCGGGCGGTTCGAGGCTCACGTCCGCGAGGTCGACGAGATAGCCCTCGCGGAGTGCCCGCCACCAGCGACGGTCGCGACGACCATCTCACCCAGCGAAACCCGAGAAGGATTGACCTGGAACCGGTCGCCGGATATCGGCTTTGACCGCTCGGTGAATCCGTACCAGGGTTGCGAGCACGGCTGCATCTACTGCTACGCGCGCCCGACGCACGCGTTCCTCGGTTTGTCCCCCGGTATTGACTTTGAGACTCGCATCTTCGCCAAGGAAGCAACGCCGGAGCGGTTGCGCGAGACGTTCGCGAAGCGTGGCTACACGCCGGCCATGATCTCGCTTGGAGCCAATACCGATCCGTACCAGCCCGCGGAGCAGAAGCTTCGGCTCACGCGCCGCATTCTCGAATGCCTGCGAGACCATCGGCACCCGGTCAGCATCGTCACCAAGTCGGCGCGCGTACTCCGTGATCTGGAACTGCTGCAGGAACTCGCCGCCATGAAACTTGTGCGCGTGTTGGTCTCAATCACGACGCTTGACCATCGGCTGGCCAACCGCATGGAGCCGAGGGCCAGCACGCCGGCGCGTCGACTCGAAGCCGTAGCGCAGTTGCATGATGCTGGCATTCCCGTGGTGGTCATGAACGCACCGGTCATTCCCGGCCTCACCGACATGGAGATCGAGCGCTTGGTCGCCGCGGCGGCTGACGCCGGCGCCGATTCGGCTCGCTATGTGCTGCTCCGGCTGCCGCGCGAGGTTGCAGAACTGTTCGAGGAGTGGCTGCACGCGCACGTCCCCGGCGCGGCGAAAAGGGTACTCGCTTTGGTGCGCGAGACCCGCGGAGGAGCCTTGTATCAGTCGGAATTCGGGATCCGACAGCGCGGTACCGGCCCCTACGCGGAGTTGATTCGGGCTCGGTTTGGCGCGGCGCTGCGGCGTCACGGTCTGGACGATCGGATGCCGGACCTTGACACGACGCAGTTCCGCCGTGTGCCGGCACAGGGAGAATTCGCCTTTATCTGA